One window of the Runella slithyformis DSM 19594 genome contains the following:
- the rny gene encoding ribonuclease Y, whose amino-acid sequence MPDILLLILDAAVSAGVGAVIVYFVIKNTTKKTEEDAQQRAAEILKNAEITAENIKKDRILEAKEKYLRLKSEFEEDSNKKKQIILQNEQKIKQREQQLNQMTEQNKRRENELEALKKNLEQQTEVAVKRRDEAEKMHRSQVEQLERIANLTAEQAKQQLVEALQADAQSQASAYIKNTIDEAKLTATKEAKKIVIETIQRTASEHAIENTVSVFNIESDDVKGKIIGREGRNIRALEAATGCEIIVDDTPEAIVISGFDPVRREIARLSLHRLVQDGRIHPARIEEVVSKTKKNIDDEIVEIGERTVIDLGVHGLHPELVKMIGRMRFRSSYGQNLLQHSREVARLCATMAAELGLNAKLAKRAGLLHDIGKVWPEESELPHAILGMELAKKYKENPEVCNAIGAHHDEIEMTSMMSPIIQVCDAISGSRPGARREMMESYIQRLKDLEALATNFPGVDKCYAIQAGRELRVIVNSDTVNDDTAGKLSFDISQKIEKEMQYPGQIKVTVIREMRSVAYAK is encoded by the coding sequence ATGCCCGATATATTATTGTTGATACTCGATGCTGCCGTTTCGGCGGGCGTGGGTGCAGTAATTGTCTACTTCGTTATTAAAAATACTACCAAGAAAACAGAAGAAGACGCCCAACAACGTGCTGCCGAAATCCTTAAGAATGCGGAGATTACAGCGGAAAATATCAAAAAAGACCGCATTCTGGAAGCCAAAGAAAAGTATTTGAGACTGAAGTCGGAATTTGAAGAAGACTCAAATAAAAAGAAGCAGATCATTCTTCAAAACGAACAGAAGATCAAGCAGCGCGAGCAGCAGCTCAATCAAATGACGGAGCAAAATAAACGTCGTGAGAATGAGTTGGAAGCCCTTAAAAAGAACCTCGAACAACAAACGGAAGTAGCCGTAAAGCGTCGCGATGAGGCCGAGAAGATGCACCGCTCGCAAGTGGAACAACTCGAGCGTATCGCTAACCTGACCGCCGAGCAGGCCAAGCAGCAATTGGTGGAAGCCCTTCAGGCCGATGCACAGTCACAGGCCTCTGCTTACATCAAAAATACCATTGATGAAGCCAAACTGACGGCAACCAAAGAAGCCAAGAAGATCGTTATCGAAACCATTCAGCGCACCGCGTCTGAGCATGCCATTGAAAACACCGTTTCCGTTTTCAACATTGAAAGCGATGATGTGAAAGGGAAAATCATTGGACGTGAAGGCCGTAATATTCGTGCCCTGGAAGCGGCTACGGGTTGCGAGATCATCGTGGATGACACCCCCGAAGCCATCGTTATTTCGGGTTTTGATCCCGTACGTCGTGAAATTGCCCGTTTGTCGCTGCACCGACTGGTGCAGGATGGACGTATTCACCCGGCCCGTATTGAAGAAGTGGTTTCAAAAACCAAGAAAAATATTGACGACGAGATCGTTGAGATCGGTGAGCGTACCGTCATTGATTTGGGTGTGCATGGATTACACCCTGAACTTGTAAAAATGATTGGCCGGATGCGCTTCCGTTCGTCATACGGTCAGAACCTGCTCCAGCACTCGCGCGAAGTAGCCCGTTTGTGTGCCACGATGGCCGCCGAATTGGGGTTGAATGCCAAACTCGCCAAGCGCGCAGGGTTGTTGCACGATATTGGAAAAGTATGGCCGGAAGAATCAGAACTTCCGCACGCGATCTTAGGGATGGAGTTGGCCAAAAAATACAAAGAGAATCCGGAAGTATGCAATGCCATCGGTGCTCACCACGATGAGATCGAGATGACCAGCATGATGTCGCCGATTATCCAGGTGTGTGATGCCATTTCGGGCTCACGTCCGGGGGCTCGTCGGGAAATGATGGAATCGTACATTCAGCGTTTGAAAGACCTGGAAGCGTTGGCGACCAACTTCCCCGGCGTTGATAAATGCTATGCCATTCAGGCCGGTCGTGAGTTGCGGGTCATTGTCAACTCCGATACCGTGAATGATGATACGGCAGGCAAGCTTTCGTTTGATATTTCACAGAAAATTGAGAAAGAAATGCAGTATCCGGGCCAGATCAAAGTCACGGTGATCCGTGAAATGCGCTCGGTAGCCTATGCAAAATAA